GGCACCCAGTGCGCGGGCGTCGACCGCTTCCTCCACCGCCATCTGCAACTGTTCCTGGACGGACTGCGCGCCCCGGCCCGCTCCGAACTGCCCGGCACCCCGGTGACCGTGGAGGACCTACGGAGGCCCTGCCCGTCCTGAGACCCACCCCTGTCCTGGCCATCGATCCCGAGACCTCAGTCCTGGCCCTCGACTCCGGGACGCCTGTCCTGACCCGCTGAGTTCACGGCCGTCGTCGACGCCGACGACGAGCCGCTACCCCTCGACGCCCTTTTCCGTCACCCGATACCGATCTTTCCGTCACGAAGTCCCGAAGTGGGTATCCCCATGTCCGAAACAGTCGGCACATCCAAAACAGTCGGCACATCCAAGACGTCCGAAACCGACGACGCGCACGCCAACCGCTGGAAAGCGCTCGTCTTCATCGCCCTCGCCCAGCTGATGGTCGTGCTCGACGCGACCATCGTGAACATCGCCCTCCCGTCCGCCCAGCAGGACCTGGGGATATCGGACGGCAACCGCCAGTGGGTCATCACCGCGTACGCGCTGGCCTTCGGCGGTCTGCTCCTCTTCGGCGGCCGTATCTCCGACCTCTGGGGCCGCAAGCGGACCTTCGTCACCGGCCTGATCGGCTTCGCCGGTGCCTCCGCGCTCGGCGGCGCGGCCACCGGTGAGGCGATGATGCTGGGCGCCCGCGCGCTCCAGGGCGCCTTCGGCGCGCTGCTCGCGCCCGCCGCGCTCTCCCTCCTCGCGGTGATGTTCACCGACGCCAAGGAACGCGCCAAGGCGTTCGGCATCTACGGCGCGATCGCCGGTGGCGGCGGCGCCGTGGGCCTGATCCTCGGCGGCTTCCTCACCGAGTACCTGGACTGGCGCTGGACGTTCTACGTCAACATCCCGTTCGCGGTGATCGCCGCGGTCGGCGCGTACTTCGTCATCCGTGAACCGGCGGGCGGCCGCAACCGCTCCCCGCTCGACATCCCCGGCGTGGTCCTGTCCACCCTGGGTCTGGTCAGCCTGGTCTACGGCTTCACGCGGGCCGAGTCCGACGGCTGGGGCGACTCGATGACGATCACCCTGTTCGTCGCCTCCGCGGTGCTGCTCGCGGCCTTCGTGTTCGTCGAGTCCAAGGTCAAGGCCCCGCTGCTGCCGCTGCGCGTGATCACCGAGCGCAACCGTGGCGGTGTCTATCTCTCCCTCGGCCTCGCGATCATCGCGATGTTCGGCCTGTTCCTCTTCCTGACCTACTACCTGCAGATCGTGAAGGGGTACTCCCCGGTCAAGACCGGCTTCGCCTTCCTGCCCATGATCGTGGGCATGATCACCGGCTCGACCCAGATCGGCACCCGGCTCATGACCCGGGTCCCGCCGCGCCTGCTGATGGCCCCGGGCTTCCTGGTCGCCGGCCTCGGCATGCTCCTGCTGACCCAGATGGAGATCGACTCCTCGTACGCCGGTCTGCTCCTGCCGGCCCAGTTGCTGCTCGGCCTCGGTATGGGTACGGCGTTCATGCCGGCGATGTCCCTGGCGACCTACGGTGTCGAGCCGCGTGACGCGGGCGTGGCCTCCGCCATGGTCAACACCTCGCAGCAGGTCGGCGGCGCCATCGGTACGGCCCTGCTGAACACGATCGCCGCGTCCGCCACCACGTCCTACGTCGCGGACCACATCGGTTCGGCCACCTCGAAGCCGGCCGCGCAGCTGGTCCAGCTCCAGGGCATGGTCAACGGCTACACCAGCGCCATCTGGTTCGCCGTGGCCATCCTCGTGGCCTCCGCCGCCATCGCCTTCACCTTCGTCACGACGGGCAAGCCCGACATGACGGCGACCACGGCCGAGGGCGAGGACGCGAGCGAGGTCAAGGTCCCGGTGATCGCCCACTGAGCAGGGAACTCGACGGGCGATGACGGAACGGGGTGGAGCAGGGGCGCGGGAGTCCCTGCTCCACCCCGTGCCCGCCCCGTTCCCACCCCGTGCCTGCCCCGTCCCGTCCCGCCCCGGACGGAAAGGCTTGCAGAGGCCTGCAAAGGCCCGCAAAGGCCCGGAAAGGTTCTTCTAACGCAGCCAGGGCAGGTCCGCGCCCGCCTCGGTCGGCTGAAGTCCCTCCGCGACGATCTCCATGATCTCGCCGAGGGCTTTCTGCTGTTCCGGCGACAAACGGTCGAACAGCGCCTGCCGCACCGCCGTTACATGCCCGGGCGCGCTCTTGGACAGCATCTCGAACCCGCCGTCCGTGAGGACCGCGAACTGGCCCCGCTTGTCCACGGGGCAGTTCTCGCGCCGCACCCAGCCGTTCTTCTCCAGCCGGGCCACGGCGTGCGACAGGCGTGATCGCGTGATCTTCGTCTGCATCGCCAGCTCCGTCATCCGCAGCCGCCGCTGCGGCGCCGAGGACAGCACCACGAGCAGGTGATAGTAGAGGTGCGGCATGCCCGCGTCGCGCTGCAACTGGCGGTCGAGATGGTCTTCGAGCAGGGTCTTGGCGTGCACGTAGGCGAGCCAGGTGCGCTGCTCCTCGTCAGTGAGCCAGCGGGGTTCTTCGTCGGCGGATGCGGTCTTCATGCCCCCACTGTACGAGGCCTTCCTTGAAATTTGAACTATAGAGATGTAAGGTGAAACAACAAATATTGAGACTTCAACTACTGGGGAGTCGGGAGAGGTCTCAAGCGCCTGGCGTGCCGGGCGCGACCAAGGAGACAGAAGCGACCGCCGGGCCCGCCGAGGCGTGTGTGTCGTGTGCGTCGCGCATGTGTTGAGGGAGTCACCCCTATGTCCGCCACCACCGAGCGCATGCCCGCCCTGTACCTGAGCCACGGGGCCCCGCCGCTCGCCGACGATCCGATCTGGCCCGGCGAACTCGCCGGCTGGGCCGCGACCCTGCCCCGCCCCAAGGCGGTCCTCATGGTCTCCGCCCACTGGGAGGAGGCCCCCCTCGCCCTGGGCGCGGTCTCCACCGTCCCCCTGGTCTACGACTTCTGGGGCTTCCCCGAGCACTACTACAGGGTCCAGTACGGCGCCCCGGGCGCCCCCGAGCTGGCGGCCTCGGTCCGCAAGCTGCTCCAGGCCCCCGGCACCCCCGTCCAGGACATCCCGGACCGGGGCCTCGACCACGGCGCGTACGTGCCCCTCGTCGAGATGTACCCCGACGCCGACATCCCGGTCCTGCAGATCTCCATGCCGACCCTGGACCCGCTGAAGCTGATGGACGTCGGCCGCAAACTCGCCCCCCTGCGCGACGAGGGTGTGCTGATCATCGGCTCCGGCTTCTTCACCCACAACCTCGCCGCCCTGAGGCAGCCCGGCGTCCCCACCTGGTCCACCGAGTTCGACGACTGGGGCCACCGCGCCCTGGAGTCCCGGGACTGGGACGCCCTCCTCGACTTCCTCCACAAGTCCCCGGCCGGACAGCTGGCCCACCCCCGCACGGAGCACTTCGCCCCCCTCTTCGTCACGATGGGCGCGGCCGAGGCCGCCGGGGAGCTCGACGCCCAGAAGTCGGTGATCGACGGCTTCTGGATGGGCCTGGCGAAGAGGTCGGTGCAGTTCGGCTGACCCCGCGGGCACGGGGGTCGGCCGACCCGCGAGCGCGGGTGCGGGCCCGGGTCGCTCACCTGACGGGCCCGGGTCGCTTACCTGACAGGTCATCGACCCGGGCCCGTACGCCTGCCAGGCTCGACGGCGTACGCAGCCCGACCGACCCGACCGACCGGAGGGACCCGCATGCCCGCCTACGCCATCGCCCATCTGAAGGACGCCGCCCCGCATCCGGAGATCGCCGAGTACATCGAGCGCATCCCCGCCACCTTCGAGCCGTACGGCGGACGCTTCCTCGTGCACGTCACCCCGCACGAGGTGAAGGAGGGGAGCTGGCCCGGGGCCGTCGTGGTGATCGGCTTCCCCGGTATCGACGAGGCGCGCGGCTGGTGGGACTCGCCCGCCTACCAGGAGATCGCCCCCCTGCGCGCACGCCACATCGAGGGCGACATCATCCTGGTCGAAGGGGTACCCGCGGGCTATGACCCGCGCGCCACCGCGAAGGTCATGAGGGAGGCCCTGGCCGCCGAGCGGTGAGCCCGGAGGTCCTACAGCCCCTTCTCGTACCAGGCGACATCCCAGTACCGCCCGAACTTCCGCCCGACCTCGCGATAGGTGCCGACGTGCCGGAACCCGAAGCGCTCGTGCAGCCGGGTCGACGGCACGTTCGGCTGGGCGATGCCGGCGTAGGCGCGATGCACGTCCTCGTCGGCGAGCGCCTCGAACAGCGCCTTGTACAGCAGCGTGCCCACGCCCCGGCCGCCCGCCTCCGGGGCGAGGTACACCGACACCTCCACCGAGGTGTCGTACGCCTGTTTAGCGCGAAACGGGCTGCTCGTGGCGTACCCCAGAATCCGCTGTGAACCCGTCTCGGCGGCAACCATCAGACGATGCCGTCCGTCTTCAAGGTGGGAGAGCAGCCAAGGGCGGCGCTCTTCCGGGGTGAAGACAGCGGTATCGAATGTGATGGGCGTCTCACGGATGTAGTGGTTGTAGATGTCGGTGAGAGCGGCGAGGTCGGTCTCGACTCCTGGTCTGACCTGCACCTCTGCGGACTCCGCTGACATCACGCCTCCTCCTGTGGCGGCACAGGGTACTGCAAGATCAGAAAAATAGTGGGATGGGTTGGGAATTCTGTCCTGATTCCAGTCGTTGTTTCCTTCGGAAGCAGGGCACTCGGGAGAGTGTCCGAGCGGCCGCATCACGACCCACGTAGGACCAGATACGACCCTGCCAGCCCACCATCGCAAGGGAGCACGCATGGCAACCCGTGCCGTCGCCGCTCGTCGTTCGTCCGCCTCCGGCCGGACCGACGCGGCTCGCAGCGTTCGCGCCTCTGGCGGCGAGATCGCCGACCGCGACCTGGTCGGCATGTACCTCGACGAGATCGCGCGCACACCGCTGCTCGACGCCGCCAAGGAAGTCGAGCTGTCCCAGATCATCGAGGCGGGTGTGTTCGCGCAGCAGATCCTCGACGGCGAGGAGGAGCCCAGGGCGGACGCCACCCGCGACGAGCTCGAAGCCCTCGTCGCCGACAGCGAGCGGGCCAAGGACGTCTTCATCCGTTCGAACCTGCGCCTCGTCGTGGCTGTCGCCCGGCGGTACCCGCGCAGCGGCCTGCCCCTGCTCGACCTGATCCAGGAGGGGAACGCCGGCCTGGTCCGCGCGGTGGAGAAGTTCGACTACCGCAAGGGCTTCAAGTTCTCGACGTACGCCACCTGGTGGATCCGTCAGGCCATCACCCGTTCGATAGCGGACCAGTCGCGCACCATCCGGCTGCCCGTCCACCTCGTGGAGGAGCTGGGCCGGATCCGCCGTGTGCAGCGCGAGTTCAACCGCGAGCACGGGCGCGACCCCGAGCCCGCCGAGATCGCCGCCGAGCTCGGTTCCAACGCGGACCGCGTCAGCGACGTCCTCGACTGGGCCCGTGACCCGGTCTCGCTGAACATGTCGGTGGACGACGACGGCGACACCCAGTTCGGCGACCTCCTGGAGGACACCTCCGCGGTCTCGCCCGAGCAGTCCGTGCTGACGCTGCTGCGCAGCGAGGAGCTGGACGGTCTCATCGGGCGCCTCGACCAGCGCACCGCGTCCATCATCAAGATGCGGTACGGCATCGAGGACGGCCGCGAGCGCACGCTCACCGAGGTCGGCAAGGAGCACGGTCTCACCCGTGAGCGGATCCGCCAGATCGAGAAGCACGCCCTGCTCGAACTGAAGAAGCTCGCCCGCGACACCGGCTTCGACGCCGCCGCCTGATCCAGCCCGGGCACCGACCAGGGCCCCGTAACGGCCCGCCCTCCTGGGGCCGCCACGGGGCCCGGCCCGGCCTACCGCCGTACGCCGCCCACCCCGGCCGTACGCCGACCGCAGCCCCCGGTCGTACGTCGGCCACGCCTTGACCGCACGTCACCCACACTCTTGGTCGTACTCTGGCCGCCGATTGGTCGTAGTGCACCGCTACTTGGCCGTACTACGCCGCTACTTGGCCGTACTACGTCGCTTCAACTCCCCGTTCCCGGGGCACAAGACTTCCGGGCCGACTTCACCGGCCCGGAGCCGTGCGGCCCGGGACCCGGAGTTCGACCGCCGCGACCGCAGTCATCCGAAGCCGAGTCCCGACGCTCTCCCCCCAGCGCCGGGACTCTCCCAGAGCCGGGCTTCGGCGCCTCCCCCCTGGCGCCGAAGCCCGGCTCGATTTCCGGGGGCCGCTCGCGCTGGCGCTGGCGCTGGCGCTGGCGCTGCCGCCGGCTGCCGCCACCGTTGCCGCCCCGCACGCCGACGGGCCACCCCGGACCTGAACCCCGGGGTGACCCGAACGGCAGATTGTGCCACAGAGTCCCACTCCGCCGGAGGCCCCGCGACGGCCGTCCCCGCACGTCAGAGGCACCGTAGGCACCGTAGGCGCCGTTCACCCGTGCCTCACCCTTCGGCGTCTCCCGCCGCCCGTGCCAGTCGGGCCCCCAACTCCCTTACGTACCCCACCAGTTCCGGTGGCCGATGCACCGTGAAATCGCAGTCGACCACCGCGAGCCGGACCGCCAGCCACTCCACGGAGTCCCCGACGGAGGCCCGCAACCGGCAGCTGTGCTCGTCGACGGGCTCGGGCGTACCGAACCACCGGGGCAGCCGGGCCGCGATGAACTCGGCCGGCGCGGCGAAGGTGACGTCGCACTCGTACGTCTCCTGCCGCCGGTACATCGACTGCTTCAGATACTCCTCCGCACTCCCCGTCGGCAGCTCGCGCGGCGTGAACCGGGCGCCCGTGGCGAAGGGCTCCTCGACCCGGTCCACCCGGAAGGTCCGCCAGTCGGCGCGGTCGAGGTCGTACGCGACGAGATACCAGCGGCGCCCGGTCGAGACGAGCCGGTACGGCTCGCAGTGGCGTCGCGAGTCCGTCCCGTCGCCGGAGCGGTAGGCGAACCGCAGCCGCTCGTGCCCCGCCACCGCCGAGGCCATCACGGTCAGTGTCTCGGGCGTGACGGTCGCCCCGTCACCGCTGGTCAGGGGAGTGGTGGCGGCCTGCAACGTGGAGACCCGGTGGCGCAGCCGCGACGGCAGCACCTGTTCCAGCTTGGCGAGCGCCCGTACGGACGCCTCGTCCACCCCCTCGACCGCGTGCCCGGCCCCGGCCCGCAGCCCCACGGCGATCGCCACGGCCTCCTCGTCGTCCAGCACGAGCGGCGGCATGGCCTTCCCCGCCACCAGCCGATAGCCGCCGTCGGCCCCCATCGTCGCCTGCACCGGGTAGCCGAGCTCCCGCAGCCGGTCGATGTCCCGGCGCACCGTACGCCGGGACACCCCGAGCCGTTCGGAGAGTTCACCCCCGGGCCACTCGCGGGGTGTCTGGAGGAGGGAGAGGAGTTGGAGGAGCCGCGCCGGCGTGTCCGTAGTCATGCCCCCGAGCATGCCGGAGAAGTAGGACACGATCTGGCCTATTGGCCCTCTAGGTTTCCCTGTATGACCTCGACAACGAGCGCCCTGAAGGGGCGCGGGACTGATGCGTCCGCGACTCCGGTACGTGGGCGCGATCAGTCACAAGCAACCGTCGGCGACCCGACCACGGTCCCGGCCACGGAGACGGCGCTCCCCGCACCCCAGGACTCCGACCGCCGCCGCTGGATCGCCCTCGCCGTCGTCATGACGGCCGCCTTCATGGACCTCGTCGACGTCACCATCGTCAACATCGCCGTCCCCTCCATCCAGCGAGGCGAACTCGCCACGTTCAGCCAGATCCAGTGGATCACCGCCGGCTACGCCCTCGCCTTCGCCGCGGGCCTCGTCACCGGCGGCCGGCTCGGCGACATCCACGGCCGACGCCGGATCTTCCTCCTCGGCATCGGCGGCTTCACGCTCGCCTCCGCGCTGTGCGGTCTCGCCGCGAACCCGGAGATGCTGGTGGCGGCGAGGATCGCGCAGGGCGCGACCGCCGCGCTGATGGTGCCGCAGGTGCTGTCGATCGTGCACGCGACCTTCCCCGCCCACGAACGCGGCAAGGTCTTCGGGCTGTTCGGCGCGATCGTGGGGCTCGGCGCGGTCTCCGGCCCCCTGCTCGGCGCCCTGCTCATCGAGTGGAACCCGCTCGGTCTCGAATGGCGGGCGATCTTCCTGATCAACCTGCCGGTCGGCGTCGCGGGCATGGTCCTGGGCCGCCGTTTCATCACCGAGTCCAAGGCCCCGCAGGCCCTGAAACTGGACCTCGTCGGCGTCGCGCTCGTCACCGGCGGGCTGCTGATGCTGCTCTACCCGCTCACCCGGGGCCACGAGACGGGCTGGCCGCTGTGGGGCCACGTCTCGATGGCGGGCTCGCTCGGCGTGTTCGCGGCGCTGGTGGCGTACGAGCGGCGCAAGTCGGCGCGTGACGGATCCCCGCTGATCGAACTGTCCCTGTTCCGGGTGAAGAGCTTCGCGGCCGGTATCGCCGTCCAGACCGTGTTCGGCATCGCCCTCGGCGTCTTCTTCCTCGTCTGGACCCTCTACCTCCAGACCGGCCTCGGCTGGAGCGTCCTGAAGGCCGGCCTCACCGGCATCCCGTTCTCCCTCGCCGTGTCGGTCGCGGCCGGGCTGTCCGTCCAGAAACTCGTCCCGCGCTTCGGCCGCAAGGTCCTCCAGGCGGGCGCGCTGCTGATGGCGGCCGGTGTGCTCCTCTACCTGGCGGAGTCCGAACGGTACGGCCTCGCCATCACCCCCTGGCAGATGGCGCTCCCGCTGACCGTGATGGGCGCGGGCATGGGGCTCATCGTCGCCCCGCTGACCGACGCGATCCTCTCCGGGGTGCCGCGTGAGCACGCCGGTTCCGCGTCCGGGCTGATCAGCACGGTCCAGCAGATGGGCAACGCCCTCGGGCTCGGTCTGGTCGCCGTGGTCTTCTTCGGCGTCATGGACGACCGTCCGGCGCCGTCCGACCTCGGCCCCGCCTACGTCGACGCCTTCGAGTACGCGCTCGGCTGGGTGGCTGCGGTCCTGATCGCGATCTTCCTGCTGATGTTCGCCCTGCCGGGACGTTCCGCAGCGGACGCGGACGCGGACGCGGGCGAGCGCGAGGGGACCGATGAGTCGGCCGTCGCGGCCGACTAGACCGGTCGGCGCGCGAGTGGGGCCCCGTACCTTCGTGGGTGCGAGGCCCCACTCGCGCGCCGTATGGGCGCGCCGGAGGCCTCCTGACGCCCGATCATGTCCGAGTCGGCCCGAGTGTTGCCCGAACCTGTTTACTTTTTGGAAATCCGGGCGTAGCCTCCGAGCGAAACCACAGAATCGGGCATCAGTCGGAGGCGAACGGACATGTACGCACCGGAGCGGCAGCAGGAGATCCTCCGGCTCGCCCGTGACGGCGGCCGGGTGGACGTGGTGTCGCTGGCGGAGGAGTTCCAGGTCACGGCCGAGACGATCCGCCGCGACCTGAAGGCCCTCGACCGCGCCGGCCTCGTCCAACGGGTGCACGGCGGCGCGATCCCCGCAGGCCGCCTGGACTTCGAGCCCGACCTCGCCGAACGCGAGGGCACCGCGACCGACCAGAAGGACCGCATCGCACAGGCCGCCCTCGCCGAACTCCCGAACGACGGCACGGTCCTCCTCGACGCCGGTACGACGATCGCACGCCTCGCCGCCGCCATCCCGCTGGAGGCCACGCTCACCGCGGTCACGCACAGCCTGCCGATCGCCGCCCGCCTCGCCGACCACCCCGGCATCCAGCTCCACCTCGTCGGCGGTCGCGTCCGCCACCGCACCCGCGCCGCCGTGGACGCCTGGGCGCTCCGGGCCTACGGCGAGATCCGCGCCGACGTCCTCTTCGTGGCCGCCAACGGGTTCTCCACCGACCACGGCCTGACCACCCCCGACCTCGCCGAGGCCGCCGTGAAACGGGCGGCGCTGACCGCCGCCCGCCGCGTGGTGCTGCTCGCCGACTCCTCCAAGCACGGCCAGGAGCACTTCGCCCGCTTCGGCGACCTGAGCGACGTGGACCTGCTGATCACCGACACCGGCCTGAGCCCCGAGGACGCACTCGCCATCGAACGCGAGGGCACCGAAGTGCTGCGCGTCCCCGGCACCGAGTCCCCCGGCGGGAGCCACGGCGCAACCCGCGGTCGGACCGACGGCCGGTCCGACGGCCGACCCGACGGCCAGACCGACAGCCGGACCGCCGACGCGATCAACGGTCCGACCGACGGCCGGAAAGAACACCTCTCATGATCCTCACCGTCACCCCCAACCCCTCCCTCGACCGCACCTACGAGGTCCCCTCCCTCGACCGCGGCGAGGTCATCCGGGCCACCGGCGAACGCATGGACCCGGGAGGCAAGGGCGTCAACGTCTCCCGAGCGGTCGCCGCCGCGGGACGCCGCACCGTGGCCGTACTGCCGCTCGGCGGCGCGCCGGGCGCACTGGTCGCGGACCTGCTCGACGCACAGGGCATCGAGGTCGCACGCGTGACGGTGGCCGGGGCGACCCGTTCCAACATCGCCCTCGCCGAGGCGGACGGTGTCCTGACGAAGATCAACGCGCCCGGCCCCGAGCTCTCGGCCGCCGAGCGGGAACTCCTCCTGGAGACCGTCCACGCCCAGTCCGCCGACGCCTCCTGGATCGCCTGCTGCGGCAGCCTCCCGCGCGGCCTCGCCCCCTCCTGGTACGCCGAACTCGTCGCCCGCGCCCACGCCGCCGGCGCCCGCATCGCCCTGGACACCTCCGGCCCGGCCCTCCTCGCCGCGCTCCGCGAACGCCCCGACGTGGTCAAGCCCAACGCCGAGGAACTCGCCGAAGCGGTGGGCCGCCCCCTCGCCACCGTCGGCGACGCCGTCAAGGCCGCCGAGGAACTCCGCGAGATGGGCGCCGCCGCGGTACTGGCCAGCCTCGGCGCCGACGGACAACTCCTCGTCAACGCCTCCGGAGCCTGGTTCGGCACCGCCCGCGTCGACGCCGTCCGCAGCAACGTCGGCGCCGGCGACTCCTCCCTCGCCGGCTTCCTCATCGCCGGCGGCCACGGCCCCGAAGCCCTCGCCTCGGCCGTGGCCCACGGAGCCGCCGCCGTCCAGCTCCCGGGCAGCGTCATGCCGACCCCCGGCGACCTCGACCCGGCAGCGGTGACGGTGACGGCGGAGGTTCCGGCGGACCGTGCGCTGAGGGAGCCGGTGTCATGAGAGCCGTGAGCGGACGCCCGCGAACGAACCTTCGTTTTTCCTTACCCCTAGCCCCCCTTCTCCCCCTCCCCACCCTCCCTTGGTCGGCCCCCGAGGCCCACGCCCCCCACACTTCCGTCCCCACCCCCGCCCACCCCAGCACCCGGGCGATACGCGTGCGAAGGAGCCCGCGATGAGCGAGATGATCACCGCGGACCTGGTCGACCTCGACCTGTCCGCCGATACGAAGGAAGCGGCGGCGCGTGCCCTCGCCGAGCGCATGGTGGCGAAGGGCCGGGTCACCGACCTGGACGGCTTCCTGGCCGACGTCGCGGCCCGTGAGGCACAGATGCCGACCGGCCTCGACGGCGGCATCGGCATCCCGCACTGCCGCAGCGAGCACGTCACCGAGCCGACCCTCGCCTTCGGCCGCAGCGCGGCCGGCGTCGACTTCGGCGCACCCGACGGCCCCGCCGACCTGATCTTCCTGATCGCCGCCCCGGCGGGCGCGGACGACGCGCACCTGACGATCCTCTCCTCCCTCGCCCGCCAGCTGATGAACACCGACTTCACGGACGCGCTGCGCGCCGTGGACGACGCGGCCCGCGCCGCCGCCCTGATCCGGGGCGACGCCGCGACCGACGGCACCGAGAGCGGCGAAGCCACCGAGGGCACCGAAGACTCCGCGGCGGCGTCGGGCGGAACGGCCTCCCCCGACGCCGCCGCGGGCAGCACACCCCCGGCGACACCCGCCCCGGCGACCCCGGCCCCGACGACGCCCGAAGCGGCGGCCCCCGCCGAGGCCCGTCCCTTCCGCATCGTCGCCGTCACCTCCTGCCCCACCGGCATCGCGCACACCTACATGGCCGCCGAATCGCTGGAGAACGCCGGCCGCGACGCCGGTGACGTCGAGATCGTCGTCGAGACACAGGGTTCGGCCGGCTTCACCCGCCTCGACCCGGCCGTCATCGCCGCCGCCGACGGCGTGATCTTCGCCCACGACGTCCCCGTACGGGAGAAGGACCGGTTCGCCGGGAAGCCCACCGTCGACGTCGGTGTGAAGGCGGGCATCAACCGCCCCGCCGAACTGATCTCCGAGGTCCGCGGCAAGGCCGAACGCGGTGAGACCACGGCCGCCGCCCGCCCCGGCACCCCCGTCGACCGCGCCGGCGACTCCGGCGACGGCTACGGCACCAAGCTGCGCAAGTGGCTGATGTCCGGCGTGAGCTACATGGTCCCGTTCGTCGCCGCGGGCGGTCTCCTCATCGCCCTCGGCTTCGCGATCGGCGGCTGGGAGATCAACAACGCCAAGCCGGTCACCGAACACTTCGACTGGCTCCAGGTCGACAGCTGGGCCGCCCTGCTGTTCCAGATCGGCGCCG
The DNA window shown above is from Streptomyces akebiae and carries:
- a CDS encoding MFS transporter — protein: MSETVGTSKTVGTSKTSETDDAHANRWKALVFIALAQLMVVLDATIVNIALPSAQQDLGISDGNRQWVITAYALAFGGLLLFGGRISDLWGRKRTFVTGLIGFAGASALGGAATGEAMMLGARALQGAFGALLAPAALSLLAVMFTDAKERAKAFGIYGAIAGGGGAVGLILGGFLTEYLDWRWTFYVNIPFAVIAAVGAYFVIREPAGGRNRSPLDIPGVVLSTLGLVSLVYGFTRAESDGWGDSMTITLFVASAVLLAAFVFVESKVKAPLLPLRVITERNRGGVYLSLGLAIIAMFGLFLFLTYYLQIVKGYSPVKTGFAFLPMIVGMITGSTQIGTRLMTRVPPRLLMAPGFLVAGLGMLLLTQMEIDSSYAGLLLPAQLLLGLGMGTAFMPAMSLATYGVEPRDAGVASAMVNTSQQVGGAIGTALLNTIAASATTSYVADHIGSATSKPAAQLVQLQGMVNGYTSAIWFAVAILVASAAIAFTFVTTGKPDMTATTAEGEDASEVKVPVIAH
- a CDS encoding MarR family winged helix-turn-helix transcriptional regulator; this encodes MKTASADEEPRWLTDEEQRTWLAYVHAKTLLEDHLDRQLQRDAGMPHLYYHLLVVLSSAPQRRLRMTELAMQTKITRSRLSHAVARLEKNGWVRRENCPVDKRGQFAVLTDGGFEMLSKSAPGHVTAVRQALFDRLSPEQQKALGEIMEIVAEGLQPTEAGADLPWLR
- a CDS encoding dioxygenase family protein, with the protein product MSATTERMPALYLSHGAPPLADDPIWPGELAGWAATLPRPKAVLMVSAHWEEAPLALGAVSTVPLVYDFWGFPEHYYRVQYGAPGAPELAASVRKLLQAPGTPVQDIPDRGLDHGAYVPLVEMYPDADIPVLQISMPTLDPLKLMDVGRKLAPLRDEGVLIIGSGFFTHNLAALRQPGVPTWSTEFDDWGHRALESRDWDALLDFLHKSPAGQLAHPRTEHFAPLFVTMGAAEAAGELDAQKSVIDGFWMGLAKRSVQFG
- a CDS encoding DUF1330 domain-containing protein — its product is MPAYAIAHLKDAAPHPEIAEYIERIPATFEPYGGRFLVHVTPHEVKEGSWPGAVVVIGFPGIDEARGWWDSPAYQEIAPLRARHIEGDIILVEGVPAGYDPRATAKVMREALAAER
- a CDS encoding GNAT family N-acetyltransferase — protein: MSAESAEVQVRPGVETDLAALTDIYNHYIRETPITFDTAVFTPEERRPWLLSHLEDGRHRLMVAAETGSQRILGYATSSPFRAKQAYDTSVEVSVYLAPEAGGRGVGTLLYKALFEALADEDVHRAYAGIAQPNVPSTRLHERFGFRHVGTYREVGRKFGRYWDVAWYEKGL
- a CDS encoding sigma-70 family RNA polymerase sigma factor, which gives rise to MATRAVAARRSSASGRTDAARSVRASGGEIADRDLVGMYLDEIARTPLLDAAKEVELSQIIEAGVFAQQILDGEEEPRADATRDELEALVADSERAKDVFIRSNLRLVVAVARRYPRSGLPLLDLIQEGNAGLVRAVEKFDYRKGFKFSTYATWWIRQAITRSIADQSRTIRLPVHLVEELGRIRRVQREFNREHGRDPEPAEIAAELGSNADRVSDVLDWARDPVSLNMSVDDDGDTQFGDLLEDTSAVSPEQSVLTLLRSEELDGLIGRLDQRTASIIKMRYGIEDGRERTLTEVGKEHGLTRERIRQIEKHALLELKKLARDTGFDAAA
- a CDS encoding helix-turn-helix transcriptional regulator; the encoded protein is MTTDTPARLLQLLSLLQTPREWPGGELSERLGVSRRTVRRDIDRLRELGYPVQATMGADGGYRLVAGKAMPPLVLDDEEAVAIAVGLRAGAGHAVEGVDEASVRALAKLEQVLPSRLRHRVSTLQAATTPLTSGDGATVTPETLTVMASAVAGHERLRFAYRSGDGTDSRRHCEPYRLVSTGRRWYLVAYDLDRADWRTFRVDRVEEPFATGARFTPRELPTGSAEEYLKQSMYRRQETYECDVTFAAPAEFIAARLPRWFGTPEPVDEHSCRLRASVGDSVEWLAVRLAVVDCDFTVHRPPELVGYVRELGARLARAAGDAEG
- a CDS encoding MFS transporter → MTSTTSALKGRGTDASATPVRGRDQSQATVGDPTTVPATETALPAPQDSDRRRWIALAVVMTAAFMDLVDVTIVNIAVPSIQRGELATFSQIQWITAGYALAFAAGLVTGGRLGDIHGRRRIFLLGIGGFTLASALCGLAANPEMLVAARIAQGATAALMVPQVLSIVHATFPAHERGKVFGLFGAIVGLGAVSGPLLGALLIEWNPLGLEWRAIFLINLPVGVAGMVLGRRFITESKAPQALKLDLVGVALVTGGLLMLLYPLTRGHETGWPLWGHVSMAGSLGVFAALVAYERRKSARDGSPLIELSLFRVKSFAAGIAVQTVFGIALGVFFLVWTLYLQTGLGWSVLKAGLTGIPFSLAVSVAAGLSVQKLVPRFGRKVLQAGALLMAAGVLLYLAESERYGLAITPWQMALPLTVMGAGMGLIVAPLTDAILSGVPREHAGSASGLISTVQQMGNALGLGLVAVVFFGVMDDRPAPSDLGPAYVDAFEYALGWVAAVLIAIFLLMFALPGRSAADADADAGEREGTDESAVAAD
- the pfkB gene encoding 1-phosphofructokinase → MILTVTPNPSLDRTYEVPSLDRGEVIRATGERMDPGGKGVNVSRAVAAAGRRTVAVLPLGGAPGALVADLLDAQGIEVARVTVAGATRSNIALAEADGVLTKINAPGPELSAAERELLLETVHAQSADASWIACCGSLPRGLAPSWYAELVARAHAAGARIALDTSGPALLAALRERPDVVKPNAEELAEAVGRPLATVGDAVKAAEELREMGAAAVLASLGADGQLLVNASGAWFGTARVDAVRSNVGAGDSSLAGFLIAGGHGPEALASAVAHGAAAVQLPGSVMPTPGDLDPAAVTVTAEVPADRALREPVS